A single region of the Neotabrizicola shimadae genome encodes:
- a CDS encoding response regulator transcription factor: MPYTIAIADDEEHLAEAVAEYLAGHGYDVLTAPNAAAFRALVAERQIDVAILDIAMPGEDGLSLARWLRRQGRAGIIFASASGSPMDRIVGLEIGGDDYLSKPYDLRELLARVRSLIRRLDAAAPATAAPAPAAPPARLVRFGLFTLDPASRRLTHRDEGPVDLTAAEFDLLEALASRPNRILSRGLIAELLGDESAGAEGDRRIDVRITRLRRKIEPDPDSPRFIRTVRGEGYVLSTEESA, encoded by the coding sequence GTGCCCTACACCATCGCCATCGCCGACGACGAAGAGCACCTTGCCGAAGCCGTTGCCGAATATCTGGCCGGTCACGGCTATGACGTGCTGACCGCCCCGAACGCCGCAGCCTTCCGTGCGCTGGTGGCCGAACGGCAGATCGACGTGGCGATTCTCGACATTGCCATGCCGGGCGAGGACGGGTTGTCGCTGGCGCGCTGGCTGCGCCGGCAGGGGCGCGCGGGGATCATCTTCGCTTCGGCCTCGGGCTCGCCCATGGACCGCATTGTCGGGCTGGAAATCGGCGGCGACGACTACCTCTCCAAGCCCTATGACCTGCGCGAACTTCTGGCGCGGGTGCGCAGCCTGATCCGCCGGCTGGATGCTGCGGCGCCCGCCACGGCCGCCCCGGCCCCGGCTGCGCCGCCGGCGCGACTGGTGCGGTTCGGGCTGTTCACACTGGACCCGGCCTCGCGCCGGCTGACCCACCGTGACGAGGGGCCGGTGGATCTGACCGCGGCCGAGTTCGACCTGCTGGAGGCCCTGGCCTCGCGCCCGAACCGCATCCTGTCGCGCGGGCTGATCGCCGAGCTTCTGGGCGACGAAAGCGCGGGCGCCGAGGGCGACCGGCGCATCGACGTGCGCATCACGCGGCTGCGCCGCAAGATCGAGCCCGATCCCGACAGCCCCCGCTTCATCCGCACGGTGCGCGGCGAGGGCTATGTCCTGTCCACAGAGGAAAGCGCATGA
- the purN gene encoding phosphoribosylglycinamide formyltransferase has product MTEKVRVAILISGGGSNMVKLVESMSADHPAKPVLVLSNDPAAAGLDRARALGVPVASVDHRPFGKDRAMFETALLAPLLAAQPDVVCLAGFMRVLTPGFVARFAGRMLNIHPSLLPKYPGLHTHQRALDAGDAEAGCTVHEVTADLDAGPILGQARVPVLPGDTADTLSARVLGMEHRLYPAVLRRFAEGDRTPVLLPAA; this is encoded by the coding sequence GTGACCGAAAAGGTCCGCGTCGCCATCCTGATCTCGGGCGGCGGCTCCAACATGGTGAAGCTGGTGGAAAGCATGAGCGCCGACCATCCGGCGAAGCCCGTGCTGGTGCTGTCGAACGACCCCGCCGCCGCCGGGCTCGACCGCGCCCGCGCCTTGGGGGTGCCGGTGGCATCGGTGGACCATCGCCCCTTCGGCAAGGACCGCGCCATGTTCGAGACGGCGCTGCTCGCCCCTCTCCTTGCGGCGCAGCCGGATGTGGTCTGCCTCGCGGGCTTCATGCGCGTGCTGACCCCCGGTTTCGTCGCGCGCTTCGCGGGCCGGATGCTGAACATCCACCCCTCGCTCCTGCCGAAATACCCCGGCTTGCACACCCACCAGCGCGCACTGGACGCAGGCGATGCCGAGGCCGGCTGCACCGTCCACGAAGTCACCGCCGATCTCGACGCCGGCCCCATCCTCGGCCAGGCCCGCGTGCCCGTTCTGCCGGGCGACACCGCCGACACGCTGTCTGCCCGGGTGCTGGGGATGGAGCACCGGCTCTACCCTGCCGTGCTGCGCCGCTTTGCCGAAGGCGACCGGACCCCGGTGCTGCTGCCCGCCGCCTGA
- a CDS encoding response regulator transcription factor, whose amino-acid sequence MDDEPDLASALAEYFVDLGAQAEIARDGIELQAHLRAGPADLVILDLNLPGQGGFDLLGETDLLQGAGVIILTGNADALDRIIGLEMGADDYVLKPVDPRELAARARAVLSRRRGRSSLLVPFETTSADLGAARVLLDAGQTEPLSPGEVALIRAFIAHPHRVLSRDDLIALAPAESAEALDRAIDSRVARLRKKLRTDRLVTVRGQGYRYEPPWQD is encoded by the coding sequence GTGGATGACGAGCCCGACCTGGCCTCGGCGCTTGCCGAATATTTCGTCGATCTCGGGGCACAGGCAGAAATCGCCCGCGACGGGATCGAGCTTCAGGCGCATCTGCGGGCCGGGCCGGCGGATCTGGTGATCCTGGACCTGAACCTGCCGGGGCAGGGCGGGTTCGACCTTCTGGGCGAAACCGACCTGTTGCAGGGCGCCGGGGTCATCATCCTGACCGGCAATGCCGATGCGCTGGACCGCATCATCGGGCTGGAAATGGGGGCAGACGATTACGTTCTGAAACCTGTGGACCCGCGCGAACTTGCGGCGCGGGCGCGGGCGGTGCTGTCTCGGCGGCGGGGAAGGTCCAGCCTTCTGGTGCCCTTCGAGACCACCAGTGCCGACCTTGGCGCGGCGCGGGTGCTGCTGGACGCCGGCCAGACCGAGCCCCTGTCGCCGGGCGAAGTGGCGCTGATCCGCGCCTTCATCGCCCATCCGCACCGGGTTCTTTCGCGCGACGACCTGATCGCCCTGGCCCCGGCCGAAAGCGCCGAGGCGCTGGACCGGGCGATCGACAGCCGCGTGGCCCGTCTGCGCAAGAAGCTTCGGACCGACCGGCTGGTCACCGTGCGCGGCCAGGGCTACCGCTACGAGCCGCCCTGGCAGGACTGA
- a CDS encoding globin domain-containing protein, whose product MTPETIALIRRQFAATRGMEAAFAAAFYARLFEIDPGLRPLFPHDLSDQGAKLMKTLSFAVAALDRPEALQPAVFALGQRHAAYGVTAEMAAPVGAALLDTLAVALGEGFTPEARDAWTSAYTALVGMMAEGLASAAIAAE is encoded by the coding sequence ATGACCCCCGAGACCATCGCCCTGATCCGCCGCCAGTTCGCCGCGACCCGCGGCATGGAGGCGGCCTTCGCCGCGGCCTTCTATGCCAGGCTGTTCGAGATCGACCCTGGCCTGCGCCCGCTGTTCCCCCACGACCTGTCGGACCAGGGCGCCAAGCTGATGAAGACGCTGTCTTTCGCCGTGGCCGCGCTGGACCGGCCCGAGGCGCTGCAACCGGCGGTCTTTGCCCTGGGCCAGCGCCACGCCGCCTATGGCGTGACAGCCGAGATGGCCGCGCCGGTGGGGGCAGCCCTTCTGGACACGCTGGCCGTGGCCCTGGGCGAAGGCTTCACGCCCGAGGCCCGCGACGCCTGGACGTCGGCCTATACCGCGCTGGTGGGCATGATGGCCGAAGGGCTGGCCAGCGCCGCCATCGCGGCGGAATAA
- the purM gene encoding phosphoribosylformylglycinamidine cyclo-ligase, with the protein MSTGKTTGHNGLTYADAGVDIDAGNALVDRIKPAAKRTNRAGTMGGLGGFGALFDLKAAGYNDPILVAATDGVGTKLRIAIDTGNVDTIGIDLVAMCVNDLVCQGAEPLLFLDYFATGKLDVDQATRIIEGIAAGCEASGCALIGGETAEMPGMYHKGDFDLAGFAVGAMERGADLPRDVAAGDVLLGLASNGVHSNGYSFVRKVVELSGLAWADASPFSEGTLGAALLAPTRLYVKQALAAIRAGGVHGLAHITGGGLTENPPRILPEGLACEIDLGAWTLPPVFRWLATTANMSEPELLKTFNCGIGMILAVAPDSAESVARVLRDAGETVVALGHVVEGQGVIYKGRLL; encoded by the coding sequence ATGAGCACGGGCAAGACAACGGGGCACAACGGGCTGACCTATGCCGATGCCGGGGTGGACATCGACGCCGGCAACGCGCTGGTGGATCGCATCAAGCCGGCAGCCAAGCGCACCAACCGCGCGGGCACCATGGGCGGCCTTGGCGGCTTCGGCGCGCTCTTCGACCTCAAGGCCGCGGGCTACAACGATCCGATCCTGGTGGCCGCCACCGACGGCGTGGGCACCAAGCTGCGCATCGCCATCGACACCGGCAACGTGGACACCATCGGCATCGACCTCGTGGCCATGTGCGTGAACGACCTCGTCTGCCAGGGCGCCGAGCCGCTCTTGTTCCTGGACTATTTCGCCACCGGCAAGCTGGACGTGGACCAGGCCACCCGCATCATCGAAGGCATCGCCGCGGGCTGCGAGGCATCGGGCTGTGCGCTCATCGGCGGCGAGACGGCGGAAATGCCGGGCATGTACCACAAGGGTGATTTCGACCTGGCCGGCTTTGCCGTGGGCGCGATGGAGCGCGGGGCGGACCTGCCGCGCGATGTGGCGGCGGGCGACGTGCTTCTGGGCCTCGCCTCGAACGGTGTCCATTCCAACGGCTATTCCTTCGTGCGCAAGGTGGTGGAGCTTTCGGGCCTGGCCTGGGCCGACGCTTCGCCGTTCAGCGAGGGCACGCTGGGCGCGGCCCTGCTCGCGCCGACCCGGCTTTATGTGAAGCAGGCGCTGGCCGCGATCCGCGCCGGCGGGGTGCATGGGCTTGCCCATATCACCGGCGGCGGGTTGACGGAAAACCCGCCCCGCATCCTGCCCGAAGGGCTGGCCTGCGAAATCGACCTGGGCGCCTGGACACTGCCGCCGGTGTTCCGCTGGCTCGCCACCACGGCCAACATGTCGGAACCCGAGCTTCTGAAGACCTTCAACTGCGGCATCGGCATGATCCTGGCCGTCGCCCCCGACAGCGCCGAATCCGTGGCGCGGGTCCTGCGCGACGCGGGCGAGACGGTGGTGGCCTTGGGCCACGTGGTCGAAGGGCAGGGGGTCATCTACAAGGGCCGCCTGCTGTGA
- a CDS encoding calcium-binding protein gives MAQTQIILQGSVTDWTAPDGDDYWVVGTTADNSITTGSGDDLLDGGDGNDSLTSGDGTDVVYGGNGNDTIYAGDGGALSDTGDATVYGGAGRDYIIFEGDSALVYAGTDNDVISLRGTNVTAYGEDGNDSFQVTANGTVYGGAGNDSFDLIEENFDLDVTVYGGSGNDTMNADVDNSWFPDSYFYLRGGADNDLYTGVGSKTPMHVDIVENADEGIDTVEVLLGNDYALGANLENITVSSEVIDGWFYDTPSSGSHLAGNSLNNVISASWRADTVWGNAGHDTIYGNGGNDSLYGGDGNDVMDGGSGNDLVYGEAGNDSLTGSSGDTLKGGTGDDTYTVGAGSTVTEYYEEGIDTIRTMSSWTLGASLENLVLLNDGAATNGTGNSLANLITGSAAANTLSGLDGRDTIWGMGGNDSILGGNDIDVLNGGDGNDTVMGDAGDDWLSGGNGNDSVRGGTGIDIISGNDGNDYLNGEGDGDGLNGGNGLDTLVGMDGNDQLYGGNDNDQLYGGAGVDSLRGDAGNDYLDGGTEADNLQGGAGDDIYIVDHGLDVVVEGAGGGTDEVRTWTTTYTLGSDVENLMKLGSSGFIANGNSLANVITGNMGNDTVYGGWGGDTVYGGSGNDAIYAGFDNDFVQGGAGADTMFGGTAVDTLSYADSTGAVYINLATNLAAGGYATGDVIADFENVTGSAHGDQLFGSAADNVLNGGGGHDWLIGGAGADRMDGSSGFDGVSYVDSAAGITLALDSLWDGVLFRYFGLGVGGDAQGDSVYGVERVQGSMFDDVITGAFESSDLIGMDGNDKLFGRNGDDTIRGGVGNDSVYGSFGNDVIEGNDGADRLTGNEGNDKLTGGAGADVFLFATGTRAGEMDTITDFEDGLDRVRFAAADKDHVTAVDVAGGTELHLALTDGDFIVFIQNATGAQVMDQLVFA, from the coding sequence ATGGCACAGACGCAGATTATCCTTCAGGGCAGCGTGACGGACTGGACCGCGCCCGATGGCGACGATTACTGGGTGGTCGGCACGACCGCCGACAACAGCATCACCACCGGCAGCGGCGACGACCTTCTGGATGGCGGCGACGGAAATGACAGCCTGACCTCGGGCGACGGCACCGACGTAGTCTACGGCGGCAACGGCAACGACACCATCTATGCCGGCGACGGCGGCGCGCTGTCGGATACCGGCGACGCCACGGTCTATGGCGGCGCCGGCCGCGACTACATCATCTTCGAGGGCGATTCCGCGCTGGTCTATGCCGGCACGGACAACGACGTGATCTCGCTGCGCGGCACGAACGTCACCGCCTATGGCGAGGACGGCAACGACTCGTTCCAGGTGACAGCCAACGGCACGGTCTATGGCGGCGCCGGCAATGACAGCTTCGACCTGATCGAAGAGAACTTCGACCTGGACGTGACGGTCTATGGCGGCAGCGGCAACGACACGATGAACGCCGATGTCGACAACTCGTGGTTCCCGGATTCCTACTTCTACCTGCGCGGTGGCGCCGACAACGACCTGTACACCGGCGTCGGCAGCAAGACCCCGATGCATGTCGACATCGTAGAGAATGCCGATGAAGGCATCGACACGGTCGAGGTGCTTCTGGGCAACGACTACGCGCTGGGCGCCAACCTGGAGAACATCACCGTATCTTCCGAAGTGATCGACGGCTGGTTCTACGACACCCCCTCCAGTGGCAGCCACCTTGCCGGCAACAGCCTGAACAACGTGATCTCGGCCTCGTGGCGGGCCGACACGGTCTGGGGCAATGCGGGCCATGACACGATCTATGGCAACGGCGGCAACGACTCGCTTTATGGCGGCGATGGCAACGACGTGATGGATGGCGGGTCGGGCAATGACCTCGTTTATGGCGAAGCGGGCAACGACTCGCTGACCGGCAGCTCGGGCGACACGCTGAAGGGCGGCACGGGCGACGACACTTATACCGTGGGCGCCGGCTCCACCGTGACCGAGTACTACGAAGAGGGCATCGACACGATCCGCACCATGTCGTCCTGGACCCTGGGGGCAAGCCTCGAAAACCTGGTACTGCTGAACGATGGCGCTGCCACCAACGGCACCGGCAACAGCCTGGCCAATCTGATCACCGGCTCGGCCGCGGCCAACACCCTGTCGGGGCTGGACGGGCGCGACACGATCTGGGGCATGGGTGGCAACGACAGCATCCTGGGCGGCAACGACATCGACGTGCTGAACGGCGGCGATGGCAACGATACCGTGATGGGCGATGCCGGCGACGACTGGCTGTCGGGCGGGAACGGCAACGACTCGGTCCGCGGCGGCACGGGCATTGACATCATCAGCGGCAATGACGGCAACGACTATCTGAACGGCGAAGGCGATGGCGACGGCCTGAACGGCGGCAACGGCCTGGATACGCTGGTGGGCATGGACGGCAACGACCAGCTGTATGGCGGCAATGACAACGACCAGCTCTACGGTGGGGCGGGAGTGGACAGCCTGCGCGGCGATGCGGGCAACGACTATCTGGATGGCGGCACCGAGGCCGACAACCTGCAGGGCGGCGCGGGCGACGACATCTACATCGTCGATCACGGGCTGGACGTGGTGGTGGAAGGCGCGGGCGGCGGCACGGACGAGGTGCGTACCTGGACGACCACCTACACCCTGGGCAGCGATGTCGAGAACCTGATGAAGCTGGGCAGTTCGGGGTTCATCGCGAACGGCAACAGCCTGGCCAATGTCATCACCGGCAACATGGGCAACGACACGGTCTATGGTGGCTGGGGTGGCGACACGGTCTATGGCGGGTCGGGCAATGACGCGATCTACGCCGGGTTCGACAACGACTTCGTGCAGGGCGGCGCCGGGGCGGACACCATGTTCGGCGGCACGGCGGTGGATACGCTGAGCTATGCCGACAGCACGGGGGCGGTTTACATCAACCTTGCCACCAACCTGGCCGCCGGCGGCTACGCCACGGGCGACGTGATCGCCGATTTCGAGAATGTCACCGGATCGGCGCATGGCGACCAGCTGTTCGGCAGCGCGGCGGACAACGTCCTGAACGGCGGCGGCGGGCATGACTGGCTGATCGGCGGGGCGGGGGCGGACCGGATGGACGGCTCGTCGGGCTTTGACGGCGTGTCCTATGTCGACTCGGCCGCCGGCATCACCCTGGCGCTGGACAGCCTGTGGGATGGCGTCCTGTTCCGCTACTTCGGCTTGGGTGTGGGCGGCGATGCCCAGGGTGACAGCGTCTATGGGGTGGAGCGCGTTCAGGGCTCGATGTTCGACGACGTTATCACCGGGGCCTTCGAATCCTCGGACCTGATCGGCATGGATGGCAACGACAAGCTGTTCGGCCGCAACGGCGACGACACGATCCGCGGCGGCGTAGGCAATGACAGCGTGTACGGCAGCTTCGGCAACGACGTGATCGAGGGCAACGACGGCGCCGACCGGCTGACGGGCAACGAAGGCAACGACAAGCTGACGGGCGGTGCAGGCGCGGACGTCTTCCTGTTCGCCACCGGCACCCGTGCCGGCGAGATGGATACGATCACCGACTTCGAGGATGGCCTGGACCGCGTCCGTTTTGCTGCCGCCGACAAGGACCATGTCACGGCGGTGGACGTGGCCGGCGGCACCGAGCTGCACCTGGCCCTGACGGATGGCGACTTCATCGTCTTCATCCAGAACGCCACCGGCGCGCAGGTGATGGATCAGCTGGTCTTTGCCTGA
- a CDS encoding PAS domain S-box protein, whose protein sequence is MSEADPAAGLRRRGTLLGLAALVPLLALVAMLAWREYGVARDDILQDLRDAEQVRRAGLEQLAIGVDTHIAVMRSFAEQRLAEDVRLPPWDGTVDWPPDGSADPGASRGLILADPASLTEADRREITAVSSIFALARATHATRPYLRWSYFFAESRHFVAIYPWATFDQMLDPANPAGSLASYFTYDLYTQGEPAANPDRTAYWTPVYVDAGGAGLMVTHAAPVWTGDRFRGVVGTDVLLAFVGDYLASFPAAPGQVVVVDQAGNLIATSEGSAVSDAGPVPAAKVLGDLDISDTGGAFVSRGAMLVSSAPIAGTPFHLVMTLPEARVRDQAAGRLQPFALVVLGIVALFAAVAAIFNRQFVTPAIALSRLATRPADLPADLPAPFRPLANGIVAAAEARAAQTAHLRAMVDGVPLRVVYLDAGLIYRDANREFLEFIGRSRDEVIGAHVRDVLGPEVEAQYQSIAPMIRRGQIGRFEGWIAYKDQGRRFLQVSILPFRAPGEAEPGYLTFTRDLTDLKEAEQEAEANLAALAEREDRYRSVVVSALDGIIVMNDAGVTTEFNPAAEAMFGYPASEAIGQKVGDLIVPTEARHAHNHGMDRYLVSGVPHVIGKRIEVEAMRRDGSRLPVELTVTEMQSEGRRIFVSHLRDLTEPKRLEREMQEGRERLHQVEKLSAMGSLLAGVAHELNNPLAIAVAQSTLLVDKAPDDATRQRAERIRAAAERCGRIVKSFLAMARQKPPQRERLDLPDVIHAALDVVGYSLRSAGVEVETRLPAGLPAVSADRDLLGQVFSNILVNAQQALTSRPMPRLLRITARAEGAEVLVRIEDNGPGVSDAVRHRIFDPYFTTKAVEVGTGIGLSISRNVIETHGGTIGLGTGDLPGACFDIRLPALPPEPAAEAAGAQAPALGQARRILIVDDEPDVAASLAEMLEGRGHAVTTVATSATALDLLRSMPFDALFTDLRMPGMDGAELALRATELRPGLLGHVVLMTGDTVAGPARTAELGLSDIVVLEKPFLPDDVTTALAAVLG, encoded by the coding sequence ATGAGCGAAGCCGACCCCGCCGCAGGCCTGCGCCGGCGCGGCACGCTTCTGGGCCTGGCGGCTCTGGTGCCCCTGCTGGCGCTGGTGGCGATGCTGGCCTGGCGCGAATACGGCGTGGCGCGCGACGATATCCTGCAAGACCTGCGCGACGCCGAACAGGTGCGCCGCGCCGGGCTGGAGCAACTGGCCATCGGGGTGGACACGCATATTGCCGTGATGCGCAGCTTTGCCGAACAGCGCCTGGCGGAGGATGTGCGACTGCCGCCCTGGGACGGCACGGTGGACTGGCCGCCCGATGGCAGCGCAGACCCGGGCGCGTCGCGTGGCCTGATCCTGGCCGACCCCGCCTCGCTGACCGAGGCAGACCGGCGCGAGATCACCGCCGTCTCGTCGATCTTCGCGCTGGCGCGGGCGACCCATGCGACGCGGCCCTATCTGCGATGGAGCTATTTCTTCGCCGAAAGCCGCCACTTCGTTGCGATTTACCCTTGGGCGACATTCGACCAGATGCTGGACCCGGCGAACCCGGCGGGATCGCTGGCCAGCTATTTTACCTATGATCTATACACCCAGGGCGAACCCGCCGCGAACCCGGATCGGACCGCCTATTGGACGCCGGTCTATGTGGATGCCGGGGGCGCGGGGCTGATGGTCACCCATGCCGCCCCGGTCTGGACCGGCGACCGTTTTCGTGGCGTGGTGGGGACCGATGTTCTGCTGGCCTTCGTGGGGGATTATCTTGCCAGCTTTCCCGCCGCACCTGGCCAGGTCGTGGTGGTGGACCAGGCCGGCAACCTGATTGCCACGTCAGAAGGCTCTGCGGTGTCTGACGCGGGGCCGGTGCCGGCGGCCAAGGTGCTGGGCGATCTTGACATCTCGGACACAGGGGGCGCCTTCGTTTCTCGCGGGGCGATGCTGGTGTCTTCGGCCCCCATCGCCGGCACGCCCTTCCATCTGGTGATGACCCTGCCCGAAGCGCGCGTGCGCGACCAGGCGGCGGGGCGGCTGCAGCCCTTCGCGCTGGTGGTGCTGGGCATCGTCGCGCTGTTCGCCGCCGTCGCCGCCATCTTCAACCGCCAGTTCGTCACCCCCGCCATCGCCCTGTCGCGGTTGGCCACGCGGCCGGCCGACCTGCCCGCCGACCTGCCCGCCCCGTTCCGGCCTCTGGCCAACGGGATCGTCGCCGCAGCCGAGGCCCGCGCCGCCCAGACCGCGCATCTGCGCGCCATGGTCGATGGTGTGCCGCTGCGCGTTGTCTATCTGGACGCCGGGCTGATCTATCGCGATGCCAACCGCGAATTCCTGGAGTTCATCGGCCGCAGCCGCGACGAGGTGATCGGCGCCCATGTGCGCGACGTGCTGGGGCCCGAGGTCGAGGCGCAGTACCAGAGCATCGCGCCGATGATCCGCAGGGGACAGATCGGGCGCTTCGAGGGCTGGATCGCCTACAAGGACCAGGGGCGGCGCTTCCTGCAGGTGTCGATCCTGCCCTTCCGCGCCCCGGGCGAGGCCGAGCCCGGATACCTGACCTTCACCCGCGATCTGACCGACCTGAAGGAGGCCGAACAGGAGGCAGAGGCCAATCTGGCCGCCCTGGCCGAACGCGAGGACCGCTACCGGTCGGTTGTGGTTTCGGCGCTGGACGGCATCATCGTGATGAACGACGCGGGCGTGACGACCGAGTTCAATCCGGCGGCCGAGGCGATGTTCGGCTATCCCGCCTCGGAGGCGATCGGGCAGAAGGTCGGAGACCTGATCGTGCCGACCGAGGCGCGCCATGCCCACAACCATGGCATGGACCGCTACCTCGTTTCCGGCGTGCCGCATGTGATCGGCAAGCGCATCGAGGTGGAAGCCATGCGCCGCGACGGGTCGCGCCTGCCGGTGGAGCTGACGGTGACCGAGATGCAGTCCGAAGGTCGGCGCATCTTCGTTTCGCACCTGCGCGACCTGACCGAGCCCAAGCGGCTGGAGCGCGAGATGCAGGAGGGCCGCGAACGTCTGCACCAGGTTGAAAAGCTCTCGGCCATGGGTTCGCTTCTGGCGGGTGTGGCGCACGAGCTGAACAACCCGCTGGCCATTGCGGTGGCGCAATCCACGCTGCTGGTGGACAAGGCGCCCGACGATGCCACCCGCCAGCGCGCCGAACGCATCCGCGCGGCGGCGGAACGCTGCGGGCGCATCGTCAAGAGCTTCCTCGCCATGGCCCGCCAGAAGCCGCCGCAGCGCGAACGGCTGGACCTGCCCGATGTGATCCATGCCGCGCTGGATGTGGTGGGCTATTCGCTGCGGTCGGCCGGGGTCGAGGTGGAAACCCGTCTGCCCGCAGGCCTGCCCGCCGTCAGCGCCGACCGCGACCTGTTGGGGCAGGTGTTCTCGAACATTCTTGTCAACGCACAGCAGGCGCTGACCAGCCGCCCGATGCCGCGTCTTCTACGCATCACCGCCCGCGCCGAGGGGGCCGAAGTGCTGGTGCGGATCGAAGACAACGGCCCCGGCGTGTCGGACGCCGTGCGCCATCGCATCTTCGACCCCTATTTCACCACCAAGGCGGTCGAGGTCGGCACCGGCATCGGCCTGTCGATCTCGCGCAATGTGATCGAAACGCATGGCGGCACCATCGGTCTTGGAACGGGCGATCTGCCCGGCGCCTGCTTCGACATCCGCCTACCCGCTCTGCCGCCCGAACCGGCGGCAGAGGCGGCCGGAGCCCAGGCACCCGCCCTGGGGCAGGCGCGGCGCATCCTGATTGTGGACGACGAGCCCGATGTCGCCGCCTCGCTGGCCGAGATGCTGGAGGGGCGCGGCCATGCCGTCACAACCGTCGCCACTTCGGCCACGGCGCTGGATCTGTTGCGCTCCATGCCTTTCGACGCCTTGTTTACCGATCTGCGGATGCCCGGCATGGACGGCGCCGAACTGGCGCTGCGCGCCACCGAGCTTCGCCCCGGCCTTCTGGGCCACGTGGTGCTGATGACCGGCGACACCGTGGCCGGCCCCGCCCGCACCGCGGAACTTGGCCTTTCCGATATCGTGGTGCTGGAAAAGCCCTTCCTGCCCGATGACGTGACCACCGCCCTTGCTGCCGTGCTGGGCTGA
- a CDS encoding SAM-dependent methyltransferase, with protein MDGNDTEIRPGEATVALPEGADAALWFIGRIRTPWTDRSDCPKRGDTEAGPECRIELDPRWQAALAGLEPGARLQVLYWMHRARRDLVVQTPGRRTEGTGTFSIRSPNRPNPIASSLVRLLRIEGTVLVVRGLDCLDGTPLVDLKPDACRHDGGGAIADGRD; from the coding sequence ATGGACGGGAACGATACGGAAATCCGGCCGGGGGAAGCGACGGTGGCGTTGCCCGAGGGCGCGGATGCCGCGCTGTGGTTCATTGGCCGCATCCGCACCCCCTGGACCGACCGGAGCGATTGCCCGAAGCGCGGCGATACGGAGGCCGGGCCCGAGTGCAGGATCGAACTGGACCCGCGCTGGCAGGCGGCGCTGGCGGGGCTGGAGCCGGGGGCGCGGTTGCAGGTGCTGTACTGGATGCACCGGGCGCGGCGTGATCTGGTGGTGCAGACGCCGGGGCGCAGGACCGAGGGCACAGGCACATTCTCGATCCGCTCGCCCAACCGGCCCAATCCCATCGCCTCGTCCCTGGTGCGGCTTTTGCGGATCGAGGGGACGGTGCTTGTGGTGCGGGGGCTCGATTGCCTGGACGGCACGCCGCTTGTGGACCTGAAGCCTGATGCCTGTCGCCATGATGGCGGCGGAGCGATTGCGGACGGGCGCGACTGA